A stretch of DNA from Nitrospira sp.:
GGAATGGCCAGCGCCGGATTCTTTGCCGTCGGCTGCTGCGTCGTGCGCATCAAAATAAAGCCGGGGGTGCCGTGAAAGCCCCAGGCATTGGCCTCGTCACGATCTTGGAAAATGGCCTTCATATGCGGAGCATCGCGCAGGCACTGCCGAAACTGCGCCTGGTCGAGACCGATGGCCTTGGCATGCTGGGAATAGCTATCGACATCCAGCCGCCCATCGGCAGCAAACAACCGGTCATGCATAGGCCAGTAGGTGCCCTGATCTCCCGCACAACGGGCGGCCAAAGCTGCGGTGACGCCGGGACCTTGGTCTGCACGGGGATAATCCTTGTAGAGGAACCGCACCTTGCCGGTCTCGACATAGCGGGCTTGAATCTTGGGCCAGGTCTCTTTGAAAAATTTGAGGCAATAGCCGCAGGTAAAATCCGAATACTCAATCAACGTCACGGGCGCATCCATCTTGCCGCGCATGCGGTTGTCCACCAACGGTGAACTGGCCGCGAT
This window harbors:
- a CDS encoding thioredoxin domain-containing protein, with translation MTREASWIRRSGAAVALFLLMASGAIAASSPLVDNRMRGKMDAPVTLIEYSDFTCGYCLKFFKETWPKIQARYVETGKVRFLYKDYPRADQGPGVTAALAARCAGDQGTYWPMHDRLFAADGRLDVDSYSQHAKAIGLDQAQFRQCLRDAPHMKAIFQDRDEANAWGFHGTPGFILMRTTQQPTAKNPALAIPGAFPFEAFEEEIEKLLASQGEKSK